In the genome of Qipengyuania seohaensis, one region contains:
- a CDS encoding cysteine desulfurase family protein, protein MYLDHAATTPLRPEARAAMEEGFDLWANPSSPHAEGRKARAALEDARERVKQALGWEGEVIFTSGASEAAALALGQAKTGARLVSAVEHDAILKAAPDAERLPVLPDGALDLEVLSEAVQRERPLVAVQQINSETGNRQDLAPIAGMVHQAGGLVLADCAQSAGKLALPPCDLAIVSAHKFGGPIGVGALLVKDFAMLEPAGGQERGYRRGTENLPGAAGMAAALEAAHSPYLDPFVLEPLDAIIAHCRESGGKFLSDGLSDPTPYIRAIAMPKMSGSAQVMRFDMAGISVSQGSACSSGTMKTSHVLQAMQVEADVADRTIRASFGWNTTREEVERFCEVWLELAKA, encoded by the coding sequence ATTTATCTCGATCATGCCGCCACCACGCCGCTGCGCCCCGAAGCGCGCGCCGCGATGGAAGAAGGCTTCGACCTTTGGGCAAATCCCAGTAGTCCGCACGCCGAAGGCCGCAAGGCCCGCGCCGCGCTGGAAGATGCCCGCGAACGGGTGAAACAGGCGCTCGGCTGGGAGGGGGAGGTGATCTTCACCTCCGGAGCGAGCGAGGCAGCGGCGCTGGCGCTGGGTCAGGCAAAAACGGGCGCACGGCTGGTTTCGGCGGTGGAGCACGATGCCATCCTGAAAGCGGCTCCCGATGCAGAAAGGCTGCCGGTCCTGCCCGATGGAGCGCTCGATCTGGAGGTCCTGTCCGAAGCCGTCCAGCGAGAGCGACCGCTTGTCGCCGTACAGCAAATCAATTCCGAAACAGGCAATCGGCAGGACCTCGCCCCGATTGCCGGAATGGTGCACCAAGCTGGTGGTCTCGTGCTCGCCGATTGCGCCCAAAGCGCAGGCAAGCTCGCGCTTCCGCCTTGCGACTTGGCAATAGTCTCTGCGCATAAATTTGGCGGTCCTATCGGAGTTGGCGCACTGCTTGTGAAAGACTTCGCGATGCTCGAACCGGCGGGTGGGCAAGAACGCGGGTACCGACGCGGCACCGAGAATTTGCCTGGCGCGGCTGGCATGGCGGCAGCGCTGGAAGCTGCGCACTCTCCCTATCTCGATCCCTTCGTGCTCGAACCGCTCGATGCAATTATTGCCCACTGCCGCGAAAGCGGTGGCAAATTCCTGTCTGACGGCCTTTCCGACCCCACGCCTTATATCCGCGCCATCGCCATGCCCAAGATGAGCGGTAGCGCGCAGGTCATGCGGTTCGACATGGCGGGTATCTCGGTCTCGCAAGGCAGCGCCTGTTCGTCCGGCACGATGAAGACCAGCCACGTGCTACAGGCGATGCAGGTCGAAGCCGACGTTGCCGACCGGACCATTCGCGCCAGTTTCGGCTGGAACACCACGCGCGAAGAAGTGGAACGCTTCTGCGAGGTATGGCTTGAATTGGCGAAGGCATGA
- a CDS encoding cysteine desulfurase family protein: protein MIYLDYQATTPLAPEARDAMMRWLDGPGGTGFGNPHSPHKMGREAKAAIEFARDQVAALFPAGGKVIFTSGATEALNLAIRGTRARDGGSGTVSVSAIEHSAVLDTAKDAGKCHVLNVAKDGQCNTKQDLPQDTRLVCLMQVNNEIGVIQPTVEWHRKAKENNALYLCDAVQAYGKIEVTGADMIAISAHKFHGPKGVGALWVRDGVDLHEVQTGGGQEFGLRSGTLSPALIAGMGAAAAEAKDRMEQDAEHVQKLWKRATEIFDKWELNGSAEARYHGNLNIRPRGPNGGGLDVGRLMSECRNVMFSAGSACASGSGRTSHVLEAIGLPKKLTKASIRLGFGRYTTLDEIEEAGRIINEAAEAQGSL, encoded by the coding sequence ATGATCTACCTTGACTACCAAGCCACGACCCCGCTCGCCCCCGAAGCGCGCGATGCCATGATGCGCTGGCTCGACGGGCCGGGCGGTACCGGGTTCGGCAATCCGCACTCCCCTCACAAGATGGGCCGCGAGGCCAAGGCCGCGATCGAATTCGCGCGCGACCAGGTGGCGGCGCTCTTCCCCGCCGGCGGGAAGGTGATCTTCACCTCCGGCGCGACCGAAGCGCTCAATCTCGCCATTCGCGGGACGCGGGCAAGGGACGGAGGCAGCGGGACCGTCAGCGTGTCCGCCATCGAACATTCCGCCGTGCTCGACACGGCGAAGGATGCGGGCAAATGCCATGTGCTGAACGTCGCCAAGGACGGGCAGTGCAATACCAAGCAGGACCTGCCGCAGGACACCCGGCTGGTCTGCCTGATGCAGGTGAACAACGAGATCGGCGTGATCCAGCCCACGGTCGAATGGCACCGCAAGGCGAAGGAGAACAACGCGCTTTACCTGTGCGATGCGGTGCAGGCCTATGGGAAGATCGAGGTCACCGGCGCGGACATGATCGCGATCAGCGCGCACAAATTCCATGGGCCCAAGGGCGTGGGCGCTTTGTGGGTGCGCGACGGGGTCGATTTGCACGAGGTCCAGACGGGCGGCGGGCAGGAATTCGGCCTTCGCTCCGGCACGCTATCGCCTGCGCTGATTGCGGGCATGGGCGCTGCCGCTGCCGAGGCCAAGGATCGCATGGAGCAGGATGCCGAGCACGTGCAGAAGCTCTGGAAACGGGCGACCGAAATCTTCGACAAGTGGGAACTCAACGGCAGCGCGGAGGCGCGCTATCACGGCAATCTCAACATCCGCCCGCGTGGTCCCAATGGCGGCGGCCTCGATGTGGGCCGGTTGATGAGCGAGTGCCGCAACGTGATGTTCTCGGCAGGGTCCGCCTGCGCCAGCGGATCTGGACGCACCAGCCATGTGCTCGAAGCCATCGGCCTGCCTAAGAAACTCACCAAGGCGTCCATCCGCCTTGGTTTCGGGCGCTACACCACGCTTGATGAAATCGAGGAGGCGGGGCGCATCATCAACGAGGCAGCAGAGGCGCAGGGATCGCTATGA
- a CDS encoding 2Fe-2S iron-sulfur cluster-binding protein, with amino-acid sequence MRVVFHTTDGKRVEAEGIAGDSLLKVAQAAGMPLEGTCEGQMACSTCHVVVDADWFDRLPEASEEEEDMLDLAAGVRRTSRLSCQILLEDGLDGLSVAIPAESHDMSRG; translated from the coding sequence ATGAGGGTCGTTTTTCACACTACCGATGGCAAGCGGGTGGAAGCCGAGGGAATCGCTGGCGACAGCCTGTTGAAGGTGGCGCAAGCAGCAGGCATGCCGCTGGAAGGTACGTGCGAGGGGCAGATGGCCTGTTCGACATGCCATGTGGTCGTGGACGCCGACTGGTTCGACCGGCTTCCCGAGGCAAGCGAGGAAGAGGAAGACATGCTCGACCTAGCTGCAGGCGTGCGCCGCACCAGCCGCCTGTCCTGCCAGATCTTGCTTGAGGACGGCCTCGACGGGTTGAGCGTGGCGATCCCGGCGGAAAGCCACGACATGAGCAGGGGCTAA
- a CDS encoding mechanosensitive ion channel family protein yields MGKQQLLRSILVLLLAAAGLSAPPVMAQGIAVAEDSEPYVYEVEQLEFEAGPTAPLDLDTPMGLMESFLAAGEAGDWESAAAGLDMANIADGDPQDLAAKLYDLVHRSVPVDWAALPDRPDAVDTGTSSKDPMAGVPRRSITIGRLALDNRSVPIRIARVQAPDGEPLWVFSRQTVDNVPALYEVYGPTKFEEMLPAPLRKQAFWTLAWWEVIALPIILLVGALAAALTYFALNRWRKHLDEETKRHGVVSAVHLPATLLAFAGTIALVRETFFRLSGPVRDLLDPLQLILIVAAILGIALSVIEALFDFATDRRTTKLEAPENNEDRNFYTKLSAIRRIITAALLLAGVGFLLVASNISTTLGFSIIASAGVLGLVLVFAARKVLGDIMASVQIAFAQTARIGDAVHYDGQWCYVEKIGFTHLRLRTWDERRVIAPVSAFTSESFENWTKKDASLMMHVELELDNRADVEALREPFSQFIENDDDVIDPEDAVCEVINQNAKAMVVRFMVRAVDPKVGWAMHCRLREHMLAAASKMDAAAGNEPVPAYIPREREVRMDEAG; encoded by the coding sequence ATGGGGAAACAACAACTACTTCGCTCGATCCTGGTCCTGTTGCTCGCGGCCGCCGGCTTGTCCGCTCCGCCGGTGATGGCGCAAGGCATCGCGGTTGCGGAAGATAGCGAGCCTTACGTCTACGAGGTCGAGCAACTCGAATTCGAGGCCGGGCCGACCGCGCCGCTCGATCTCGACACCCCGATGGGGCTGATGGAAAGCTTCCTCGCGGCAGGCGAAGCGGGCGACTGGGAAAGCGCCGCCGCCGGTCTCGACATGGCCAATATCGCCGACGGAGACCCGCAGGATCTTGCGGCAAAACTCTATGACCTCGTCCATCGCTCCGTTCCGGTCGACTGGGCCGCACTGCCGGACCGCCCCGATGCGGTAGACACCGGCACGAGCAGCAAGGACCCCATGGCTGGCGTGCCGCGCCGTTCGATCACGATCGGCAGGCTGGCGTTGGACAACCGGTCCGTCCCGATCCGCATCGCCCGTGTCCAGGCACCAGACGGCGAACCGCTGTGGGTTTTCAGCCGCCAGACCGTCGACAATGTCCCAGCGCTCTACGAAGTCTACGGCCCGACCAAATTCGAAGAGATGCTGCCGGCACCCTTGCGCAAGCAAGCGTTCTGGACGCTGGCCTGGTGGGAAGTCATCGCCCTGCCAATTATCCTGCTCGTCGGTGCGCTGGCCGCCGCGCTGACCTATTTCGCGCTCAACCGTTGGCGCAAGCATCTCGACGAAGAGACCAAGCGGCACGGTGTCGTGAGCGCGGTCCACCTGCCGGCGACGCTGCTGGCCTTTGCCGGGACCATCGCGCTCGTAAGGGAAACCTTTTTCCGCCTCTCCGGTCCGGTGCGCGACCTGCTCGATCCCTTACAGCTCATCCTCATCGTCGCCGCCATCCTCGGGATCGCGCTCTCCGTGATCGAAGCGCTCTTCGATTTCGCCACCGACCGCCGGACGACCAAGCTGGAGGCGCCGGAAAACAACGAAGACCGCAATTTCTACACCAAGCTCAGTGCCATCCGGCGCATCATAACCGCAGCGCTCTTATTGGCGGGTGTGGGCTTCCTGCTGGTCGCCAGCAATATCTCTACCACCCTCGGCTTCTCCATCATCGCGTCGGCCGGCGTGCTCGGCCTCGTCCTCGTCTTCGCCGCGCGAAAGGTGCTGGGCGACATCATGGCCAGCGTCCAGATCGCTTTCGCTCAGACCGCGCGGATCGGCGATGCGGTCCATTACGACGGCCAGTGGTGCTACGTCGAAAAGATCGGTTTCACCCACTTGCGCCTGCGCACTTGGGACGAGCGCCGCGTCATCGCCCCTGTCAGCGCCTTCACCAGCGAAAGCTTTGAGAACTGGACCAAGAAGGACGCCAGCCTGATGATGCATGTCGAGTTGGAACTCGACAACCGCGCCGATGTCGAAGCGCTGCGCGAACCATTCTCCCAATTCATCGAGAACGACGACGACGTCATCGATCCCGAAGATGCCGTTTGCGAAGTCATCAACCAGAACGCCAAGGCGATGGTCGTGCGCTTCATGGTCCGCGCCGTCGATCCCAAGGTCGGCTGGGCAATGCATTGCCGCCTTCGCGAACACATGCTGGCAGCGGCCTCCAAGATGGACGCGGCGGCAGGCAACGAACCCGTACCCGCCTACATCCCGCGCGAACGCGAAGTGCGCATGGACGAGGCGGGTTAG
- a CDS encoding type 1 glutamine amidotransferase domain-containing protein, with protein sequence MTKRIMILATNGFEQSELMKPMANLEDAGFETTVVSLEKGEIKGWDQKDWGDSVAVEKTVDEISDCSGYDALLLPGGQMNPDILRMNERAIAIVREFDMAGKPIAAICHAPWLLAEADLIKGKTVTAWPSIRTDLKNAGANVVDKEAVVDGNLITSRNPDDIPAFSKALIEMLGQTAEKRELESA encoded by the coding sequence ATGACAAAGCGCATCATGATCCTCGCCACCAACGGCTTCGAGCAGTCGGAGCTGATGAAGCCCATGGCCAATCTGGAAGACGCCGGTTTCGAAACCACTGTCGTGAGTCTCGAAAAGGGCGAAATCAAGGGTTGGGACCAGAAGGATTGGGGCGACAGCGTTGCCGTAGAGAAGACGGTCGACGAGATTTCCGACTGTTCGGGCTACGACGCTCTGCTCCTCCCGGGTGGCCAGATGAATCCCGACATCCTGCGTATGAACGAGCGCGCCATTGCGATCGTCCGCGAATTCGACATGGCGGGCAAGCCGATCGCCGCGATCTGCCACGCACCGTGGCTGCTCGCCGAAGCCGATCTCATCAAGGGCAAGACGGTCACCGCATGGCCCTCGATCCGTACCGACCTGAAGAATGCAGGTGCGAACGTGGTCGACAAGGAAGCCGTCGTCGATGGCAACCTCATTACCAGCCGCAACCCCGACGACATTCCGGCATTCAGCAAGGCGCTGATCGAAATGCTCGGTCAAACTGCCGAGAAGCGCGAACTCGAAAGCGCCTAA